The Shinella zoogloeoides genome contains the following window.
TCTTCACGGTTTCCTTCTGGGCCTGGCTTCTGGGCTGAGGCCGCAAAGCCTTCATTCCCGCATAACAAAAAACCCGGCGTGAGGCCGGGTTTTCGTTTGTCGCTATGGCGGGCGCGCTTACTGGGCGGCCGGCTGTTCCGTCGTGGTGCCCTGCGTTGCGCCTTCGGCTGGAGCTGCACCCTCGGTCGTCGTTGCAGCAGCGCCACCTTCAGCCGGAGCGGCGCCCTCGGTCGTGGTCGCCGCAGCGCCGCCCTCAGCCGGAGCCGCACCTTCGGTCGTCGTGGCGGCAGCGCCGCCTTCGGTTGCCGTCGCGCCTTCCGCGGGAGCCGCAGCTTCCGTTGCGGCTGCGCCGCCGGCATCCGCGCCTTCGCTCGAAGCGGTCGGCAGGGCCGCCGGGCTGTCGGAGAGGCTGCGCAGGTAGGCGATCAGGTTGGCGCGCTCGTCTTCCTTCTTGAGGCCGGCGAAGCCCATGGCGGTGCCCGGGACGTGCTTCTTCGGCGCTTCGAGGAAGAAGTTCAGGTGATCGAAGTCCCAGACGACCTTGTGGCCTTCGGAGAAGGTGGTCATGCCGGCGGAATAGCTGAAGCCCTCATGCGAGGCGATCGGGC
Protein-coding sequences here:
- a CDS encoding c-type cytochrome encodes the protein MNSYVNMGVGALLGTVFVLMSVSIASEGIFHSEAPEKEGFTIVAEEAAGGEAAGGGEEAKGTPIATLLASADAAAGETVFKKCASCHTSEKGGPNKVGPNLWDVVNRPIASHEGFSYSAGMTTFSEGHKVVWDFDHLNFFLEAPKKHVPGTAMGFAGLKKEDERANLIAYLRSLSDSPAALPTASSEGADAGGAAATEAAAPAEGATATEGGAAATTTEGAAPAEGGAAATTTEGAAPAEGGAAATTTEGAAPAEGATQGTTTEQPAAQ